The Kocuria sp. TGY1127_2 genome includes a window with the following:
- a CDS encoding type I-U CRISPR-associated protein Cas7, producing MPAKFSFTELYDGCKPGGPGALTIVTELKPAGGEHATVAPPKYVDGRGNATFAFETRYISGQPMIVVVVDQKQSVSNRDETAVLQARTDESSPAYQVLSRVPTIRVSYGEESFTDLDLPGRGFDGHIRAGQIDGQPATHHERYKALRDSSLADASAVFSTAPTMAVYGGWDATRKANQARFRTVFTGEIIGVTADQTETGRESPTRGAGRVDVVSPSVKMDGKTLERILETQKAELSEKNIAKLQDEIKKAKGKPVSLAALGLGNIPPGVDQNLGGVACSRIIRSRVLSFAALRQLRFGGNAESDAAHRAVLAAYGLVASALSAEELVLRANCDLLEAAAPKVSLDQRHGQTKDLAPIEVEDAVALLEEALENLKTVAGVEWNGEVLEVVGDPSIKASAVSDEPEEA from the coding sequence ATGCCCGCAAAGTTTTCCTTCACCGAGCTCTACGACGGGTGCAAGCCCGGAGGCCCAGGCGCCCTGACCATCGTGACTGAGTTGAAACCGGCCGGAGGTGAACATGCGACGGTCGCTCCGCCCAAGTATGTAGACGGTCGAGGAAATGCCACCTTCGCGTTCGAAACGAGATACATCAGCGGGCAACCGATGATCGTCGTCGTGGTGGATCAGAAACAGAGTGTCAGCAACCGGGACGAAACCGCCGTTCTCCAAGCCCGCACCGATGAGAGTTCCCCGGCTTATCAGGTTCTGTCACGGGTCCCGACTATCCGAGTGTCGTACGGAGAAGAATCTTTTACTGACCTTGATCTCCCCGGACGCGGCTTCGACGGCCACATTCGAGCAGGCCAGATCGACGGGCAGCCAGCGACCCATCACGAGAGGTACAAGGCGCTCCGCGACTCTTCTCTGGCTGATGCCTCGGCTGTCTTCAGCACAGCACCGACTATGGCTGTGTACGGGGGGTGGGACGCAACACGGAAAGCCAATCAGGCACGGTTCCGTACAGTCTTCACCGGAGAAATAATCGGTGTGACTGCTGATCAGACCGAGACAGGGCGGGAATCGCCGACTCGTGGCGCAGGACGGGTCGATGTCGTTTCCCCCAGCGTCAAGATGGACGGCAAGACTTTGGAAAGGATCTTGGAGACTCAAAAGGCCGAGTTGTCCGAGAAGAACATTGCCAAGCTCCAGGATGAGATCAAGAAGGCCAAGGGCAAGCCTGTTTCCCTGGCGGCGCTGGGTCTGGGCAATATCCCCCCGGGGGTGGATCAGAACCTCGGTGGGGTGGCTTGTTCCAGGATCATTCGTAGCCGTGTCCTGAGCTTCGCTGCCCTGCGCCAGCTCCGCTTCGGAGGCAACGCCGAGTCCGATGCGGCCCATCGCGCTGTACTGGCCGCCTATGGCCTAGTGGCCTCGGCGCTGTCCGCGGAGGAGTTGGTTTTGCGTGCCAATTGCGATCTGCTCGAAGCCGCGGCTCCGAAAGTGAGCTTGGATCAGCGTCATGGACAGACAAAGGATTTGGCGCCCATTGAGGTTGAGGACGCCGTCGCTCTGTTGGAAGAGGCCTTGGAGAATTTGAAGACTGTTGCCGGGGTCGAGTGGAACGGTGAGGTCCTTGAGGTTGTGGGTGATCCAAGCATTAAGGCTTCTGCTGTCTCCGATGAGCCGGAAGAGGCCTAA
- the csb2 gene encoding type I-U CRISPR-associated protein Csb2, protein MAITAEFPFGVYRGHGPSGSAEPLPEQPRLYSALVHAAYTGSTATRSPDYPERLVPSDSCLAALDWFEANPPQYLSVPEVLPVATTERVVYRNEGYFEKDPSTKAIRKKIRGKPLSDGFALRSSVSWAWDSIPADVAEALESLCADVGYLGETDSPVFLHVVRDVAPTHRRVEAPSRTDILIGEVLQTVDLGRRRILDAWHDGLHPYGKKAFKPEKHALTAPTSPPATPRDGIRNAVYSPIGEKIQDAPWARILLIPVQIRGKNPTPAKRRKLMVAAHQTLTRLLGDADPSGLITGRGNMARGRANGLAFHLLDQDEIRLVSGNRQKAHLAIMIPRGVDGNDLQLVLRTAEKMNRIYTRDAGVLVIDRDERTDSLLDGASFWKAPREGFIREWVTQSPAVAERKTKSMGDFTDFDVTLLWSLTNVFKGMVDGLDSSRTPAERIRAVVQAMIGEDPATTPSLRTDQYVTKRPNELVHKTNGKLPVRAYTAGIRANELVSTQMVVAVGQSRHFGGGLLIPNDTAPGGEKDAQ, encoded by the coding sequence GTGGCTATCACCGCTGAATTCCCTTTTGGGGTCTATCGCGGGCATGGTCCCAGTGGATCGGCCGAGCCTTTGCCTGAACAGCCCAGGCTCTACTCTGCTCTGGTCCATGCCGCCTACACCGGTTCCACCGCTACCCGGTCGCCTGACTATCCCGAACGATTGGTTCCCTCAGACAGCTGCTTGGCTGCGTTGGATTGGTTTGAGGCGAATCCGCCGCAGTATCTTTCTGTTCCTGAGGTCTTGCCCGTGGCGACCACTGAGCGGGTGGTCTACCGGAACGAGGGCTACTTCGAAAAAGACCCGAGCACCAAGGCAATTAGGAAGAAAATCCGGGGAAAGCCCCTCTCCGATGGTTTCGCGCTACGTTCTTCCGTCAGCTGGGCGTGGGATTCGATCCCCGCCGATGTTGCTGAGGCCCTAGAGAGTTTGTGCGCCGATGTTGGATATTTGGGTGAAACCGACAGTCCCGTCTTTCTCCACGTCGTTCGCGATGTCGCACCCACCCATCGTCGGGTCGAGGCTCCGAGCAGAACTGACATTCTGATCGGGGAAGTACTCCAAACCGTTGATCTGGGTCGGCGTCGTATCCTGGACGCCTGGCACGACGGGTTACATCCATACGGCAAGAAGGCGTTCAAGCCGGAGAAACACGCACTCACAGCACCGACGTCGCCTCCGGCCACTCCGCGGGACGGGATCCGCAACGCGGTGTACTCTCCAATAGGCGAGAAGATCCAGGACGCACCATGGGCCAGGATTCTGCTGATTCCCGTGCAGATTCGGGGAAAGAATCCGACCCCTGCGAAGCGGCGGAAACTGATGGTCGCGGCGCACCAGACGCTGACCCGCCTGTTGGGCGATGCAGACCCTTCCGGGCTAATCACCGGACGCGGGAACATGGCCCGCGGTAGGGCCAACGGACTGGCTTTCCATTTACTCGATCAGGACGAGATCAGGCTGGTCTCGGGCAACCGACAGAAAGCGCACCTGGCGATCATGATTCCCCGCGGTGTGGATGGAAACGACCTCCAGCTGGTATTGCGTACCGCGGAGAAGATGAATCGCATCTACACCCGTGACGCCGGTGTCCTTGTTATCGACCGAGATGAAAGGACGGATAGTCTGCTCGATGGGGCCAGTTTCTGGAAAGCCCCGCGCGAGGGGTTCATCCGCGAATGGGTCACGCAGAGCCCGGCTGTAGCCGAGCGCAAAACGAAGTCCATGGGCGATTTCACCGATTTTGACGTGACCCTGTTGTGGAGCTTGACCAACGTTTTCAAAGGAATGGTCGACGGCCTGGATTCAAGCAGAACACCGGCCGAGAGGATCCGTGCGGTTGTTCAGGCGATGATCGGCGAAGACCCCGCCACTACACCCTCCCTGCGTACCGATCAATACGTGACGAAGCGGCCCAATGAGCTGGTGCACAAGACCAATGGGAAATTACCGGTGCGGGCGTATACCGCGGGTATCCGCGCCAACGAGCTGGTTTCCACTCAGATGGTCGTGGCCGTGGGGCAATCACGTCATTTCGGTGGTGGCCTGTTGATTCCGAACGATACTGCCCCTGGCGGGGAAAAGGACGCACAATGA
- the cas3u gene encoding type I-U CRISPR-associated helicase/endonuclease Cas3, producing MKLTADRFPEFFAAVYGDQIHPYRWQQQMLESILETGRWPEVLDVPTGGGKSAVIDIHVFANAVDQQRFEDDVPGPRVPRRISTVVPRRAIVDQQLDRATVLAGVLSEEATGILAEVRELLIRRSTPEGYPESSRLPLRVHLLRGGTAAVAATGRFGSARDDWTNYPAAVQVLCATPDMLGSRLLFRGYGVSRRARSRAAGLLGYDHVAVIDEAHLSRQLVDTFRRISSMTARWSPVSETIPGLQVCAATATHDPGQGQDENAVCLDWDHLEPHLSGILTTPKQVEYRGITAWNGTSRKARAEHIRSLMESVKEIRADSTGLVGVVVNRVATAVAVQEAAAKAGLSTRLVVGPMRFGATGSLDFAGVDLVVATQTIEVGVDIDFAGMVTDLATGSALVQRAGRVNRSGTRPSARVIVVGPERTDPISSGAALPYLATDLHDARDWVLQRAAGDGISPGALKLAGAPSAAPERPVFSHLDASDVRLLARTSETLVADPDLSFWLRDSLDQDSPEIRVIGRRLPSLAAPESVTDQQAEEAQAEVVDATYQLLPHLVFDDSEAYPTTPVGLRRILQNKHVLENYQAWVRRDGDWFLLQNAESVLPHAQPISSLPLRAGDLVVLDANLPCTIGMDSAGEGTADEPGVVLAAEGQRPIGDFSTDASTGVIVFHHDGSERKDTTEGTRVCRAAHDEAVAEDGTIDATLLPTARLNTDHVVYDVAVGPATAMTGGEPAWVVCRRRDPEGQGVQVEVSPNAQPVLLETHQADVADRARALGHKLSLATGLVEALAEAGLHHDSGKVSEAFQAMLRANGTNPTTGWSENRIREIKDAQEKSVYAKSLGLVAQPSKTVTPAVTGWRHEMYSTAMYWADSADGSEILPQRAGTRELTAWLVGTHHGEGRSGFPLSVPEAIVGNARSDVKTAARQLFAEGLWDDLAAPLNQDLGPWGLAYLEALLRAADVTISQEGR from the coding sequence ATGAAGTTGACCGCTGACCGATTCCCAGAGTTCTTCGCGGCCGTCTACGGGGATCAGATCCATCCCTACCGTTGGCAACAACAGATGCTGGAGTCGATACTGGAAACCGGCCGCTGGCCCGAGGTCCTCGATGTTCCCACCGGTGGTGGCAAGAGCGCTGTCATCGACATTCACGTCTTCGCCAATGCCGTTGACCAGCAACGATTTGAAGACGACGTCCCCGGCCCGCGGGTGCCCCGCCGCATCAGTACTGTGGTCCCACGCCGGGCGATTGTGGATCAGCAATTAGACCGTGCCACCGTCCTGGCGGGAGTTCTCTCCGAGGAGGCGACCGGGATCCTGGCCGAGGTGCGCGAACTGCTGATCCGCCGCTCAACCCCAGAAGGCTACCCCGAGTCATCTCGTCTTCCCTTGCGCGTGCACCTGTTGCGCGGCGGTACAGCCGCAGTGGCCGCCACGGGCCGGTTCGGGTCGGCCCGGGACGATTGGACCAATTACCCGGCTGCCGTGCAGGTCTTGTGCGCGACCCCGGACATGTTGGGTTCCCGGTTGCTTTTCCGCGGCTACGGAGTCTCCCGTCGTGCCCGTTCCCGTGCTGCTGGACTGTTGGGTTATGACCATGTGGCTGTCATTGATGAGGCCCATCTGAGCAGACAACTGGTAGATACGTTCCGGCGCATCAGTTCCATGACGGCCCGCTGGAGCCCCGTCTCCGAGACGATTCCTGGCCTTCAGGTCTGTGCCGCCACCGCAACCCACGACCCAGGGCAAGGGCAAGACGAGAATGCCGTCTGCTTGGACTGGGATCATTTGGAACCTCACCTTTCCGGCATCCTCACCACGCCGAAACAAGTCGAGTACCGCGGCATCACCGCGTGGAATGGCACCTCTCGCAAGGCCCGCGCCGAACATATTCGGTCGCTCATGGAATCAGTAAAGGAGATCCGTGCGGATTCGACGGGCCTGGTGGGTGTGGTGGTCAACAGAGTCGCTACGGCCGTGGCCGTTCAGGAGGCCGCGGCCAAGGCCGGGTTGAGCACCCGTCTCGTCGTCGGGCCCATGCGTTTCGGTGCCACGGGCTCCCTGGACTTTGCCGGCGTCGATCTCGTGGTTGCCACCCAGACCATTGAGGTCGGTGTGGATATAGATTTCGCGGGCATGGTCACCGACTTGGCTACGGGCTCGGCCTTAGTCCAACGGGCTGGTCGGGTCAATCGCAGCGGAACACGCCCTAGTGCCCGGGTCATCGTCGTCGGTCCGGAAAGAACCGATCCAATCTCTTCCGGCGCGGCGCTGCCATATCTCGCGACGGATCTTCATGATGCGAGGGATTGGGTCCTCCAACGTGCCGCCGGTGACGGGATCAGTCCCGGAGCTCTCAAGCTTGCCGGGGCACCTTCGGCGGCACCTGAACGGCCGGTGTTTTCGCATCTGGATGCCTCCGATGTGCGCCTGTTGGCTCGCACCAGTGAAACGCTGGTGGCCGATCCTGACCTTTCTTTCTGGCTCAGGGACAGCTTGGACCAAGATAGCCCGGAAATTCGCGTCATCGGCCGGCGCCTTCCCAGTTTGGCGGCGCCGGAGTCCGTTACCGATCAGCAGGCGGAGGAAGCCCAGGCGGAGGTCGTGGATGCGACCTACCAGCTGTTGCCCCACCTGGTCTTCGACGACTCCGAAGCCTATCCGACCACACCCGTGGGACTACGCCGTATCCTTCAGAACAAGCACGTCTTGGAGAACTATCAGGCGTGGGTGCGCCGTGACGGTGACTGGTTTCTCCTCCAAAACGCCGAGAGCGTACTTCCCCATGCGCAGCCGATCAGCAGCCTCCCGTTGCGGGCCGGTGATTTAGTGGTCCTGGACGCGAACCTTCCGTGCACCATCGGCATGGACAGCGCTGGGGAGGGCACAGCTGATGAACCAGGTGTCGTCCTTGCTGCGGAGGGTCAACGGCCCATCGGTGACTTTTCCACCGATGCATCGACCGGCGTGATCGTTTTCCACCACGATGGCTCCGAGCGGAAAGACACGACGGAAGGCACGCGTGTGTGCAGGGCAGCGCACGATGAGGCGGTGGCAGAAGACGGCACCATCGATGCCACGCTGTTGCCCACGGCCCGGTTGAATACGGATCACGTTGTCTACGATGTCGCCGTCGGGCCGGCTACCGCCATGACTGGCGGGGAGCCTGCCTGGGTGGTTTGTAGACGCCGCGATCCTGAAGGACAGGGTGTGCAGGTCGAGGTCTCCCCCAACGCCCAGCCGGTACTGCTGGAGACCCACCAGGCCGATGTCGCGGATCGGGCCAGGGCGCTGGGCCACAAGCTGAGCTTGGCGACCGGTCTGGTCGAAGCTCTCGCCGAGGCCGGCCTTCACCACGACTCCGGCAAGGTCTCCGAAGCGTTCCAGGCCATGCTCCGAGCAAACGGAACCAACCCAACCACGGGATGGTCCGAGAACCGGATCCGAGAGATCAAAGATGCACAGGAAAAGAGCGTCTACGCCAAAAGTCTGGGCCTGGTGGCCCAGCCCAGCAAGACGGTGACACCTGCCGTGACCGGGTGGCGACACGAGATGTATTCAACTGCCATGTATTGGGCTGACTCTGCCGACGGTTCAGAGATTTTGCCTCAGCGGGCAGGCACACGTGAACTAACCGCCTGGTTGGTGGGCACGCACCACGGCGAAGGACGAAGCGGGTTCCCCCTCAGTGTGCCGGAAGCGATCGTCGGAAATGCCCGCAGCGATGTCAAAACCGCGGCACGGCAGCTGTTCGCAGAAGGACTCTGGGATGACCTGGCCGCCCCGTTGAATCAAGACCTCGGCCCGTGGGGTTTGGCCTACTTGGAGGCCCTACTCCGAGCCGCTGACGTCACTATCTCCCAGGAGGGACGATGA
- the cas2 gene encoding CRISPR-associated endonuclease Cas2 — protein MSRDDARRFLVTYDIPSNKRRARVATELGHYGDRVQYSVFLFDISPAAMTRLKSGILEMINSSEDSVLVCDLGLVKKLSDQTFQYLGIEREDRDDSLMIY, from the coding sequence ATGAGCCGAGATGATGCTAGGCGTTTCCTGGTTACCTACGATATTCCAAGTAATAAGAGGCGAGCTCGAGTCGCAACTGAGCTGGGCCATTATGGTGATCGGGTCCAATACAGCGTATTTCTCTTCGACATATCCCCAGCCGCGATGACACGCCTCAAGTCGGGGATTCTTGAGATGATCAATTCGTCTGAAGACTCCGTATTGGTATGTGATCTTGGTCTTGTCAAAAAACTGTCTGACCAGACCTTTCAATATCTCGGCATTGAAAGGGAGGACCGAGATGACTCGCTGATGATATATTGA
- a CDS encoding GntP family permease, translating to MNVDGWSQTLGAGPLLLIALGAVVVLLLLIIGLKVHAFPALILVSLLTAAAAGIPMGSIVDVVTQGFGTTLGTVALLVGLGAMLGALLESSGGSRSLAHRLVHVFGEKRAPLALGIASLLFGFPIFFDAGLVVMLPVVFSVARWVGGSMLLYGIPAVGAFSVMHVFVPPHPGPVTASSFFHADLGVLLLVGLVVAIPTWYLSAYLFGKFVGKRVDLPVPQTMGVAESRDVEEPPHWMAVVGILLLPMILIFANTGLSALSDAGVLGEGVSDQPWYEFVVMLGETPVALLVTLMVALVVFGWRKGLRKKQAQDLLEGALPKVCSVILITGAGGMFGGVLQASGIGDALASSLSGLGIPLILAGFIISATLRVVQGSATVALTTTAGLISSGVAAAGYNEFQLAPMVVAVAAGSVVLSHFNDSGFWLVGNLLDMDEITTLKVWTVMETLIGVVGFVLALGVFGLGSLG from the coding sequence ATGAACGTCGACGGATGGTCGCAAACCCTTGGTGCCGGCCCGTTATTGCTTATCGCGTTGGGGGCAGTTGTTGTTCTTCTCCTCCTCATCATCGGACTCAAGGTCCACGCTTTCCCCGCTCTGATTCTGGTCAGCCTGTTGACAGCGGCAGCAGCAGGAATACCTATGGGGAGCATCGTCGACGTGGTGACCCAAGGGTTCGGAACCACCTTGGGGACCGTGGCTCTTCTGGTCGGTTTGGGTGCGATGCTGGGCGCATTGCTCGAATCGTCGGGTGGTTCGCGTTCCTTGGCCCACCGCTTGGTTCACGTTTTCGGGGAGAAACGAGCGCCGTTGGCCCTTGGCATCGCCTCGTTGCTGTTCGGATTCCCAATATTCTTCGATGCGGGTCTCGTGGTCATGCTCCCGGTGGTATTTTCGGTGGCGCGTTGGGTCGGTGGATCGATGCTCCTGTACGGTATCCCGGCGGTAGGCGCGTTCTCCGTGATGCATGTTTTTGTCCCGCCCCATCCAGGACCGGTTACGGCGTCCTCGTTTTTCCACGCGGATTTGGGGGTCCTTCTGCTCGTTGGTCTCGTCGTCGCGATCCCGACCTGGTATTTGTCCGCGTATCTTTTCGGGAAGTTCGTTGGAAAACGCGTGGATCTGCCCGTTCCCCAGACCATGGGCGTTGCGGAAAGCCGAGACGTCGAGGAGCCGCCGCACTGGATGGCCGTCGTCGGAATACTTTTGCTCCCGATGATTCTGATCTTCGCCAATACGGGTCTTTCGGCGTTGTCCGACGCCGGAGTGCTCGGTGAAGGAGTCTCAGACCAGCCTTGGTACGAATTCGTGGTCATGCTGGGGGAGACGCCCGTCGCGCTCCTGGTGACGCTCATGGTTGCATTGGTCGTTTTCGGGTGGAGGAAAGGTTTGCGGAAGAAGCAGGCCCAGGATCTCCTGGAAGGGGCCCTGCCCAAGGTGTGTTCGGTCATCCTGATCACCGGTGCCGGCGGAATGTTCGGCGGTGTTCTGCAAGCCAGCGGGATCGGCGACGCCCTGGCCTCGTCCTTGTCCGGGCTCGGTATCCCATTGATTTTGGCTGGGTTCATCATTTCGGCGACACTACGAGTTGTCCAGGGGTCCGCGACGGTAGCCCTGACGACCACCGCTGGGCTGATCTCCTCGGGTGTTGCGGCAGCCGGGTACAACGAATTCCAGCTGGCCCCCATGGTCGTGGCCGTTGCGGCGGGTTCCGTGGTTCTGTCCCATTTCAACGATTCCGGTTTCTGGCTCGTCGGGAATCTGCTCGACATGGACGAAATCACTACGCTCAAGGTCTGGACCGTGATGGAGACGTTGATAGGCGTCGTCGGTTTCGTCTTGGCCCTGGGGGTCTTCGGGCTGGGAAGCCTGGGGTGA
- a CDS encoding sodium:alanine symporter family protein, with product MDALTDLVTNVGDFIWQGMFIVLIGIGLYLTIRTRGVQFRSIPEMFRILGEPSGKDSEGRTQISSFRAFTISAASRVGTANIAGVALAISIGGPGAVFWMWVIASVGAASAFVESLLAQLYKHPGKDAYVGGPAYYMQRGLRARWMGVAFAIIICLTYGFVFNTVQSNSIVDAISQSTASFAPGLAESMGLKVVLGVILAVLTAVIIFGGVRSISSFTQVIVPVMAVMYVGLGLVVVVMNITEIPAVFMQIIEGAFGIREFATGSLMGVIVQGVRRGLFSNEAGMGSAPNAGATAAVSHPAKQGFVQSLGVYFDTILVCSITAFIVLLSKPTFGDEAAGASLTQTALADQLGGWAVHFLTVAIFLFAFSSVIGNYYYGESNIQFLTERKWVLQVYRIVVLLCVFGGTIAALDLVWSLADVFMAVMALLNLIAILLLAGVASKVLKHYERQRKAGKEPIFHASDMPEITGLETWDGGDEVTTRQFWIDREAMRQPAKK from the coding sequence ATGGACGCATTGACCGACCTCGTCACCAACGTTGGCGACTTTATTTGGCAGGGCATGTTCATTGTCCTGATCGGCATAGGTCTGTACCTGACGATCCGCACACGCGGGGTACAGTTCCGGTCGATCCCTGAGATGTTCAGGATCCTGGGGGAACCCAGTGGTAAGGACTCCGAAGGCCGAACACAGATCTCCTCGTTCCGCGCTTTCACGATCTCAGCGGCTTCGCGAGTCGGAACGGCCAATATTGCCGGTGTCGCCCTGGCGATCAGCATCGGCGGGCCGGGAGCCGTCTTCTGGATGTGGGTCATCGCCTCAGTCGGCGCGGCCAGCGCGTTCGTCGAGTCGTTGCTCGCCCAGCTCTATAAGCATCCCGGCAAGGATGCCTACGTCGGAGGCCCCGCCTATTACATGCAACGCGGACTTCGTGCCCGCTGGATGGGCGTCGCCTTCGCGATCATCATTTGCTTGACCTATGGCTTCGTATTCAACACGGTTCAGTCGAATTCGATCGTGGACGCAATCTCCCAGTCCACCGCTTCCTTCGCTCCGGGTCTTGCGGAGAGCATGGGCCTGAAAGTCGTTCTTGGCGTGATCCTGGCCGTGCTGACCGCGGTCATCATCTTCGGTGGTGTGCGTTCGATTTCCTCGTTCACCCAGGTGATTGTGCCGGTCATGGCCGTCATGTATGTGGGACTCGGCCTGGTCGTGGTGGTCATGAACATTACCGAGATTCCCGCCGTCTTCATGCAGATCATCGAGGGCGCCTTCGGCATCCGGGAATTCGCGACGGGAAGTCTCATGGGCGTGATCGTCCAGGGCGTCCGCCGCGGGTTGTTCTCCAACGAGGCCGGCATGGGTTCGGCCCCGAACGCCGGAGCCACCGCAGCTGTTTCCCACCCTGCCAAGCAGGGATTCGTGCAGTCCTTGGGCGTGTACTTCGACACGATCCTCGTGTGCTCGATCACCGCGTTCATCGTGCTCCTTTCCAAACCGACTTTCGGAGACGAAGCGGCGGGCGCATCACTGACGCAGACGGCCTTGGCAGACCAGTTGGGCGGTTGGGCCGTCCACTTCCTGACCGTAGCGATATTCCTGTTCGCTTTCTCTTCCGTGATCGGCAACTACTACTACGGCGAATCCAATATCCAATTCCTGACCGAACGGAAATGGGTCTTGCAGGTGTACCGGATCGTCGTGCTCTTGTGCGTCTTCGGCGGGACCATTGCCGCTCTGGACCTGGTCTGGTCGCTCGCGGACGTCTTCATGGCCGTCATGGCGTTGCTGAACCTCATAGCCATCCTCCTGCTGGCGGGTGTGGCTTCGAAGGTCCTGAAGCACTATGAGCGTCAGCGCAAGGCGGGCAAGGAACCGATCTTCCACGCATCGGATATGCCGGAGATTACGGGATTGGAGACCTGGGACGGCGGAGACGAGGTCACAACCCGTCAGTTCTGGATCGATCGGGAGGCCATGCGCCAGCCCGCCAAAAAATAG